The genomic interval AGCTACGCGCTTATGTGGTGGTCGAGCTCAAGACTACCGAGTTCAAACCCGAGTACACGGGCAAGCTCAACTTCTATTTGGCGGCGGTGGATGATCAGCGGCGGCACCCCCAGGACGCGCCCACGATCGGGCTGCTCTTGTGCAAGAGCCGCAACAACATCGTAGCCGAGTATGCCTTGCGCGACGTACACAAACCCATTGGTATTGCCGAGTATCGGCTCACGGAAGCGTTGCCAGAAGGACTGCAAGCGTCCCTGCCCAGCATTGCGGCGCTGGAACACACGTTGCGTAGCCGTACGCCTGATACCCCAGAGTCAGCAGCCGACTCGGCACCCGAACCCGAGTGACCAACCCGATGAGGTAACAGTCGGCAGGATCTGCGGTGGGCAGCGGCTAGGTCATCGCATCAGCGCAGGACAAGGATGTTGTAGCCGGTAACGCTGAATACATCGCTCCTATTCCTGGTAGAAAGTACAACTTTCTCATTGGCACAAGAAGGTCCTTGTACTTTGATTGCTGAACAACTTTTCTGAACCGTTTTCGGCCGGTTTCACGCCTTTCTACTGCCTCTCTTCAGACAGAACGAGTTGTTCACTAAAAGGAGCGAAATATTGAAAGGCAGCTAGTGATCGTACTTTGTCTTCGCTAACAACCACCCGCTCAGCTCCATATGAAATACGCTGTTGCTTCGCCCCATTTTCAGGGTGTCCTTATCTACGCCGCTGGTCTGCTGCTGTGCGGAGCTTGTAACCAACAACAGGCAGAACGCCACCCAGTAGCCGTAGAACCCTCTACAACGGTCGCAACAGATCCTTCTATTCCGTTTCAGCCTATATCGTACCGGCTTGTACGACTCGAAGGCTCCTCCCTGCTGGATAGTTTACGCACCCTACCGCGCGCCGATAGCACGCTCATAAAACCCCTCCTGACTGGATCTGGCGAGTTTGACAGTGCAACTGTCTATTACCGTTATCACACGTTTGCGCTTGGCCCCAATCGGGCCGAAGTTGTCGCTGCCATCTCGGATTTTGACGGAATCCATGGCAAGTTGCAGATGCTTCTTTTCACGTCTGATAACCGATGGCTTACAAACGTGACCTTGGCTGAATACTTCGATGGCAGCGGGGGGCATAATGATAACAGATCAGTACAAGTGTCCCCGACAACATTTCGTCAGGAAAACGTGAGTGTGGACTTGATTGAAAAGCCCGGTACGAAAGCTGGAAAGGATCCCGAATGGCTATCAGGCACGACGACCGCGCACTATCTACTAGAGTTTAAGAATAACCGGTTTTTCAAAAGGCAACTGGATAGCACTTACGTGGTTGCTCCTTATGAAGACTGAGCACTTACAGGCAACTGCATACACGGAGTATCTTCAGTTCAGCGAAACGGTGATTCAAACAAGGTAGCCAATAGCTTAACCAGTGCTCAAGAAGCGTACCGCCCTACGAGTACGCGTATAACGTACTGCAAACGCTCTTCCTCAGAACGTTATAGATGGCCCTGATTAGTCTTCAACGAGCGAGGTCATCGAGGATAGTGTGAGTGTACAATGCGTAGCGTTGCTCTATCTTAGCGCTTCATGGAATTGATACCCCACCAGCCGGCATTAACGCGAGCACGGTTCCTAGCGGAGCTCGTCGAGCGCTTTCCTGCCGTAGCAGAAGACGTGCGGGAGCATGAAGGCTTGAGCCATTTGCAAGCGAGTGCGTGGGCGCGTTATGCCAATACATGTGTAGCTCACGGCCACCTGCAAGAGCTAGCCCGTGTTATTGACTATTTCCAGCAGACGGTCGAGCAGGTAGACAGTACGACAGAGAATGCACTATATGTGTCCTTTTTGGAGCACTCCCGTACGACCAACCTCAGCGCCCACCTGCAGCCCACACTGGACTTTATCCGCCAGCAGCAAGCTGGGGGCGGCGGCGATTTCCCCGAAGCCGTCGATCAGGCCCTGGCCGTGGCCGTGAACGACCTTTCCTGGACTCCCCACGCCAAAGCGCGGCTGTTGTTTTTGATTTTGGATGCGCCGCCCCATGAAAATCCGCAAGTGCTGGCCTCGCTGCAGCAGTCCATCCGCAAAGCGGCGGCCAAGGGCATTCGTCTCATTCCCCTTGCGGCCAGTGGCATCGACAAAAGCACGGAATACCTGATGCGGTCCCTGGCCCTGGCCACCAATGGTACCTACGTGTTTCTCACCGATGACAGTGGCGTCGGCGAGGCCCACCTTAAGCCCACCACGGACCAGTTCGAGGTCGAG from Hymenobacter sp. GOD-10R carries:
- a CDS encoding DUF7674 family protein — protein: MELIPHQPALTRARFLAELVERFPAVAEDVREHEGLSHLQASAWARYANTCVAHGHLQELARVIDYFQQTVEQVDSTTENALYVSFLEHSRTTNLSAHLQPTLDFIRQQQAGGGGDFPEAVDQALAVAVNDLSWTPHAKARLLFLILDAPPHENPQVLASLQQSIRKAAAKGIRLIPLAASGIDKSTEYLMRSLALATNGTYVFLTDDSGVGEAHLKPTTDQFEVEQLTRLLVKLVTKYAYTADCQAPTPSLAGPPKPVVDTAAVAPTTARPAKASAWKCYPNPTSDILHVEWEGEIKELLVTDVTGKVVLRTLPAHHQAAVQLSNFPTGIYFVRFFTGKKWEQARFLVRR